The sequence CTGTGAACGTCTTCGTCGACAGGCTGCATGTTTTGCCATTGAGCTGCTTCTGACCGAACAGAAGAACCTCTCGTATTTCGAGGGGCCATACTCAGAAGCTTATTTTCGTCCGACGCCGCTCAGTGGCGCCTCCGCCGATCTGTATTGAATACGAACGGATATATTGGGAGGAAAAAATGAGCAATCGCACGATAACTCTGATTCTCGCAGGCGGTCTCGCCCTGTCCGGCTGTGCCGGGACACCCCAGAGAGTAGCGGGAACCAATCCCGAATTCGGCTGCATCGCCGGAAGTGTCGGCGGCGCAGTCCTTGGCGGCTTAGTCGGCGCTACCATCGGCTCCGGAACCGGCCAGCTCGTGGCGGTAGGCACCGGCGTCGCGCTCGGCGGTGCAGCCGGCACCGTCTTGACCTGCAGGTGATTTGAGAAGGAACCCGGATGATGGAAAGATTGGTTTTGGCTGCGGCATTCGCGCTCAGCCAGGTTGCTTTCGCCCTTGCGCAGGATCAATCCGCTGCAATGTACCAGGGGCAGATGGACCACCTCGACAGCAACAAGAACGGCGCGGTCGACCGATCCGAATACCAGGCCTTCATGACGACGGCCTTCGCGAACCTGGACAAGAACAAGGACGGCAGCCTGCGCTCCGACGAGGTGGCGCAGGTTCTGAACACGCAGCAATTTGCAGCCACCGACGCCAACCGCGACCGCAAGATCAGCCAGAACGAGTTCATGAACAGAGTGATGGCAGACTTCAGGACGGCCGACCGCAGCGGCGACGGCAGCCTGCAATAGCAATAGCTCACGCGGGTCCTTGCTCGCGTCTGATCCTTTAGCCGGCCTACCGCCTGACTTTTCTGCCGGATGGAGCAGAAGCATGGGCGCGGCAAAGCCCGAGCGCCAATACCTCTGGCGCCTGCGGACGCGCAGTCGAGGTGGGGGTAGTGCATGCAATTGCGCGCCCCTTTTTCGCTTAATGCTAAATCGGAGCGTGGGGCGATGAGCATCCCTTCTCGCTCTCACCTAAGACGTTGCAACCATTCTCCGAAGAAAATCTTCGAAGCTCTCCCCGGTCCGGCCCGACACGACCTCGAAATCGGGGGAGACACCGGTGTAGCGCCCCTCGGAAATGGATTTGCACAGGCTCGAAAAGGCATGCGGCCATGGATCCGCCATTTCCGCCCAGGCCCGCTGCAGGTAGTCCGCCGGCGAACAGGAAACGTAGTGCAACGGCATGTCGAAAACGCTGCTCGCGATCTCGGCGATCTCCTCGAACGAATATGCTTTCGGCCCGGTCAGCGTATAGATTTTGCTGCCGCTGCTGTTTGAAGCGACGAGTGTTGCGAGCGCCTCCGCCACGTCGTCGCGCGAGATCGGGGCGACACGCGCGGTCCCCACCGGCAGCGACAGTTCCCCGCTTGCGAATGCCGGCTGGAGCCAATTCGCAAGAATGAGATCGGCATAAAGGCCGCACCGCACTATCGTCCACTCCACTCCGGAGCCGAGCAGCCGGCGTTCGGCGTCCCTATAGACCGGCGTGAAATAGAAGTTCGACGCTTCGTCGATATCGGTAATACTCGTGAAGACCACGTGCCGGACGCCGGCGGACGCCGCCGCCTCGATGACATTGGCGTGGTGGCGCATCACGGCGCGTGCATCGCCATCGCTGGCGACGAAGACAAGCCGGTCAACGCCTTGAAAGGCCCGTTCGAGCTTCGCCCGGTCGTCGTAATTGGCGATCCGTATAGTAAAGCCGGCGGTTTGGACCTGCGTTGCCCTGGCGAGACTGCGCACCATCCCTGAGACGGCATGGCCCCGCTCGGAAAGCCGCCGCAACACGGCGCCGCCGACATAACCCGAGGCTCCCGTTACAAGGATCATGGCCGCTCTCTCGACGAGATCATCTTCTCACGGCGCTACTGCATGTTCTTAATCGGACCGATTTAAGAACATGCAGCGTTCAGAGTGTTACAGCGACCCTTGTGAGTCTGAAAAGACGCAAGGAGCTGCGTCGCCGCCGGCACCGACATTATCGCCGCATGAGGCCGCGTTGCAAACATACTCCCTCAGTCGCGATACCGCTGCGGCGCCAGCGCCATCGTTTGCGCATAGGTCAGCGGCGAACGGTTACCTGGCATGTTCTCGTCCAGCACCAATGTCTTGATGTCGTCGGAGCGGACGTCAACGGCTATGACAGACTTGAGCTTGTCGATCTGCCAGACGGCGTAGCCAAGTTCAGGGACATATCCGCAATCACACCCGCACTCGCCGCCGAGAATTTCTCGCGGCTCTGTGGGCAAAAACATAATCTGCGGCTTAGGTAATTTGTAGCAATGGCCTTCGTAGGCGTAGCCGTATATTACTCCAATACTCTTCAGATACTCTCCATCATCTCCGCAGCAACTATCTTTAATATTGACATGCACAGGCAATGAACAAACTTCGGAACCTATAAATAAAGCTAACGTAACTTTTTCCCCTTTGGCGCCAATAATTGTGTCAGACAGGTATTCGGCAAAGACTTTCTTGACAGCCATTGCTGCTTCTTTATTATCAGTCCCCGTAGCGGTCTTGTTTGATAGCGCGGCTTCTAGCCGCTCATCGATTTCCCTCTCACTAATCGTGAATATCGGCCGGCAAGCAGCCGGCCGGCCATATAATCGCACCTCGCCAGGACGATACGAGGCGTATTCTGGGTCAGGCAATGTGCCTGGAGGTATACCGGCGCCGACGCCGGGATTTCGACAACAATCGCTCATTTCTCCCTCCTTTATGACTCACCTTGAACCGATGATCTCACGCCACACAAAATTGGTTTCCAGTCGTTCGGCCGCCGCGCCGTCCGCCTTGGCGATGATGGCACTCGCTGCCTGCGCCAGGGTCAACGTGTTTGGGTCAAGCGTCCGCAGCGAGAGGGCAAGCGCCTGCCCGATCGCATCACGCGCTTCCGTCAGTGCCCGCTTAAAAATGAGCGGCTTGACCCTGAAAGCCTCCGCCGTCGCCTGACGAAACCGGTCGAATTCGTCCCGGGCCAGGTCTCGAAGATCGAAATCCAGAAGGCTACTGTCCGCGCAGCCATTCGCGACCAGATCGCGATGATAAAGATCGACGATACTGTCAAAAATGGCTCCAACGAAGGGAAGCGCACGATCGTGCACTTCGCGAGTCACAGCGGACATTTGCCGGAAATTGGTAGCAACGCGGATCTGGGTCTCGGGACTCGTTTCAGCAAACCGGTTCAGTTCGTTATAGAGCAGCAGATTGCCTTTCGTTCGCCGAAGAAGCCGATCGATCGCGGAATCGAAATGCAGGAACGAAATGAGCGACACAGCGTCCGAAAAGGCCTCGGAGAACGAGAAGAAATCGTCGTCGCGCGATATCCCACTTGGAACACCTGTCTCGGACAGCATTATGAGGTGCCCAACTTCGTGAGCGATCGTATCAAAATTCAGTGCGTAAGGCCGTTTGATGCCACCGATGCCGGAACAGCCCAGTTCCAGAAAACCGTAGCCCGCCTGTGCGTTGTCCCAATCTACGAAAGCGACGATTTCGAGCCTTGGAAACGTCTGATCGAAGAACCACCGGATCGGTCGGCCGAGATAACTCCGCCAGATGTCGAGAACGAAACGCACGCAGGCGTAGGCGTGAACGGCTAGAAATGGCCGTGAGGCTGGATCCAGGTTGTCGAAATGGCGGTCCGGGCCCGGCCTTGCCGGCGGGCGCCTTGCCCCGTCGAACGGCGGAAACCGGTTGAAACCATATGGCTGCTTATCGTAAACAGCATCCACCACATACATCGTCGGGTCACTGGGGCCCGCACCGATTTCATCGCGTGCTATCGACAGCCAGACCCGATCCGGCTGTTCATATCCGGGAATGAAGGGAGGTTGCGGGAATATCCAGAAGCGCGTGCCTAGGCGCACGTCGCCGGATTCGAGGGCATCGTCCCGAAGCAGACGCATCGAACAATTGCCTCCCCCGATTAGAAATCCGGCAATTACGGATTCAATTTATAAGTGTTCACTAAATTTGAGTCAATGCCGCTCGCCTCCAAGTCCCTGAGGAAGGTGTTCGTTGCGATCCAGCGATCGGGCACGCACCCGCTGCCCCGGTCCAAAAGCCCCGGCGCGCCCCTTAGCGCAAGAAGCGCATCACGCCTTTTCTGCCCTATGATTTCCTTCCGTAAGTCCTCTGAACTGTCTTCCCGCCACCCAGCAGCCCGCAAGACGGCATCGATAGTGCGCTCGCGAAAATTCATATTTCGCGCCATTGTTGTGAGTTGGTCACGCTCGCCGGGCGTGATGATGTTGCGCCGCATCAGGGCCGAAAACGTCCGCTGCAGATCGATGTGCGAATCCGTCAACGGAAGAAAGCCGAGTTGCGGCGGTCCCGAATGGACGGCCACCGCATCGTCCGGAGCCAGGGCGGGATGAGGAAAAGTGTGCAACGGTTTTCCGCCCGCATCCCGCCCCAGAGCA is a genomic window of Sinorhizobium numidicum containing:
- a CDS encoding EF-hand domain-containing protein, encoding MERLVLAAAFALSQVAFALAQDQSAAMYQGQMDHLDSNKNGAVDRSEYQAFMTTAFANLDKNKDGSLRSDEVAQVLNTQQFAATDANRDRKISQNEFMNRVMADFRTADRSGDGSLQ
- a CDS encoding NAD(P)H-binding protein, giving the protein MILVTGASGYVGGAVLRRLSERGHAVSGMVRSLARATQVQTAGFTIRIANYDDRAKLERAFQGVDRLVFVASDGDARAVMRHHANVIEAAASAGVRHVVFTSITDIDEASNFYFTPVYRDAERRLLGSGVEWTIVRCGLYADLILANWLQPAFASGELSLPVGTARVAPISRDDVAEALATLVASNSSGSKIYTLTGPKAYSFEEIAEIASSVFDMPLHYVSCSPADYLQRAWAEMADPWPHAFSSLCKSISEGRYTGVSPDFEVVSGRTGESFEDFLRRMVATS
- a CDS encoding TfuA-like protein, which gives rise to MTDTNKQAPILVFLGPTLRLAEAEAVLDAIYLQPAAQGDILLAAHAFRPRAMVLIDGQFEDRPAVRHKEILWAMAQGIVVIGAASMGALRAAELDGFGMIGVGLIYRWYRRWRLALGRDAGGKPLHTFPHPALAPDDAVAVHSGPPQLGFLPLTDSHIDLQRTFSALMRRNIITPGERDQLTTMARNMNFRERTIDAVLRAAGWREDSSEDLRKEIIGQKRRDALLALRGAPGLLDRGSGCVPDRWIATNTFLRDLEASGIDSNLVNTYKLNP